The Pseudomonas sp. FP2309 genome has a window encoding:
- a CDS encoding phosphatase PAP2/dual specificity phosphatase family protein, whose translation MREPGLLKPAVLWLLLLAPLFFGTYGFATWVTSQRSDVGTLVFGWETHIPFLAWTIVPYWSIDLLYGFSLLLPGTRHELKRHALRLLSAQLIAVSCFLIWPLRFTFERPELDGVFGWLFAVLAGFDKPFNQAPSLHIALLVILWVMYQRHTRGVWRWLVHGWFALIGVSVLTTYQHHFVDLPTGALAGWLCVWLWPLEHPSPLLSARFTRDAKRWRLGVRYGVGALALALLALSLGGGWLWLLWPAVSLGLIMANYIALGAAGFQKRADGRLTPAARWLYAPYLAGAWVNSRLWTRTHPQPDRIVDNVWLGRLPTTSEQSAFKGIVDLCAELPINPQGRKYCCVPVLDLISPTPAECLHAAEAIERLRANGPLLVCCALGYSRSATAVAAWLLHSGRAATVDEALAIIRTARADVVLHPAHCEALEGLPHAR comes from the coding sequence ATGCGCGAACCCGGTTTATTGAAGCCCGCCGTGCTGTGGCTGCTGCTGTTGGCGCCGTTGTTTTTCGGCACCTACGGCTTCGCCACCTGGGTCACCAGTCAGCGCAGCGATGTCGGCACCCTGGTGTTCGGCTGGGAAACCCACATACCGTTCCTGGCCTGGACCATCGTGCCCTACTGGTCCATCGACCTGCTCTATGGGTTCTCGCTGTTGCTGCCCGGCACCCGGCATGAACTCAAGCGCCATGCGCTGCGCCTGCTGAGCGCCCAGTTGATCGCCGTGAGCTGCTTTCTGATCTGGCCGCTGCGGTTCACCTTCGAGCGGCCGGAGCTCGATGGCGTGTTCGGCTGGTTGTTTGCGGTGCTGGCGGGCTTCGACAAGCCCTTCAACCAGGCGCCGTCGCTGCATATCGCACTGCTGGTGATCCTGTGGGTCATGTACCAACGGCATACCAGGGGCGTATGGCGATGGCTGGTGCATGGCTGGTTCGCGTTGATCGGCGTTTCGGTGCTGACCACTTATCAACATCACTTTGTCGACTTACCCACAGGTGCCCTCGCTGGCTGGCTGTGCGTGTGGTTGTGGCCGTTGGAACACCCGAGCCCGCTGCTCAGCGCAAGGTTTACACGAGACGCCAAGCGCTGGCGGTTGGGTGTGCGCTACGGCGTCGGCGCGCTGGCGCTGGCCCTGCTGGCGTTGAGCTTGGGCGGCGGGTGGTTATGGCTGCTGTGGCCGGCGGTGTCCCTGGGCTTGATCATGGCCAATTACATCGCACTCGGTGCGGCGGGCTTTCAGAAGCGTGCAGATGGCCGGCTGACGCCCGCCGCACGCTGGCTGTATGCGCCTTATCTGGCGGGGGCATGGGTCAATTCGCGGTTGTGGACACGCACGCATCCCCAGCCGGATCGGATTGTGGATAACGTTTGGCTCGGGCGGCTTCCCACCACGAGCGAGCAGAGTGCCTTCAAGGGCATTGTCGATCTGTGTGCCGAACTGCCGATTAATCCACAGGGCCGCAAATATTGCTGCGTGCCGGTGCTGGACCTGATCTCCCCCACGCCCGCCGAATGCCTGCACGCCGCTGAGGCCATTGAGCGCCTGCGCGCCAACGGTCCACTGCTGGTGTGCTGCGCCCTCGGCTACTCGCGCAGCGCCACCGCCGTGGCCGCCTGGCTGTTGCACAGCGGGCGCGCGGCGACGGTGGACGAGGCGCTGGCTATTATTCGTACAGCGCGGGCCGATGTGGTCCTGCATCCTGCTCATTGTGAAGCGCTGGAGGGTTTGCCCCATGCCCGCTGA
- a CDS encoding 1-acyl-sn-glycerol-3-phosphate acyltransferase gives MFEPVVATLITSMARTVTGARSLWLGCAPVPVQRIYFANHSSHGDFVLLWASLPQNLRKFTRPVAGSDYWNKSALRRYIINRVFNGVLIDRERKEPVDNPLQPMLAALEGGDSLIIFPEGTRNLEDGLLPFKSGLYHLAKSYPQAELIPVWIANLNRVMPKGRVLPLPLLCTTSFGAPLQLEEGEDKALFLARTRDALLALAPEHF, from the coding sequence ATGTTCGAACCCGTGGTTGCCACGCTGATTACCTCCATGGCCCGCACTGTCACCGGCGCCCGCAGCCTGTGGCTGGGGTGCGCGCCGGTGCCGGTGCAACGCATCTACTTTGCCAACCACAGCAGTCACGGCGACTTCGTCCTGCTGTGGGCATCGCTGCCGCAAAACCTGCGCAAGTTCACGCGCCCGGTGGCCGGCAGCGATTACTGGAACAAAAGTGCGCTGCGCCGCTACATCATCAACCGGGTGTTCAACGGCGTACTGATCGACCGCGAACGCAAAGAGCCTGTGGATAACCCGTTGCAGCCCATGCTCGCGGCGTTGGAGGGTGGCGATTCGCTGATCATCTTCCCCGAAGGCACGCGCAATCTGGAAGACGGCTTGCTGCCGTTCAAAAGCGGGCTGTATCACTTGGCAAAAAGTTACCCACAGGCCGAGTTGATCCCCGTGTGGATCGCCAACCTCAACCGTGTGATGCCCAAGGGCCGCGTATTGCCGTTGCCCTTGTTATGCACCACCAGCTTCGGCGCACCGCTGCAGTTGGAAGAAGGTGAAGACAAGGCGCTGTTCCTCGCCCGTACCCGCGACGCCCTGCTCGCCCTCGCCCCGGAGCATTTCTGA
- a CDS encoding phosphatidate cytidylyltransferase, with amino-acid sequence MDSQTLMLFGGIGAILVLASLIGLILKLRTRGTPNAVIDNLNARINAWWVMVVVIGIAFWLGTGAVILLFYAVSFYALREFLTLTPTRRSDYPALVAAFYLALPLQYVLIYADWYGLFSIFIPVYVFLLLPILASLGGDSTHFLERASKVQWGLMIAVFCVSFVPALLTLDIPGYEGRNLLLIAYLVIVVQLSDVLQYVCGKLFGKHKIAPNLSPSKTVEGFVGGILLSSLIGAALWWTTPFNPWQSFLIALLINLLGFAGGIVMSAIKRDRGVKDWGHMIEGHGGMLDRLDSVCFAAPIFFHLVRYWWT; translated from the coding sequence ATGGATAGCCAAACCCTGATGTTGTTCGGCGGGATCGGCGCGATCCTGGTACTGGCCTCGCTGATCGGCCTGATCCTCAAACTGCGCACCCGTGGCACGCCGAATGCGGTGATCGACAACCTCAACGCGCGCATCAACGCCTGGTGGGTCATGGTGGTGGTGATCGGCATTGCGTTCTGGCTCGGCACCGGTGCGGTGATCCTGCTGTTCTACGCGGTGTCGTTCTACGCCCTGCGTGAATTTCTCACCCTCACGCCAACCCGCCGCAGCGACTACCCGGCGCTGGTGGCCGCGTTCTACCTGGCCTTGCCGCTGCAATACGTGCTGATCTATGCCGACTGGTACGGGCTGTTCTCGATCTTTATCCCGGTGTACGTGTTCCTGCTGCTGCCGATCCTCGCCTCACTGGGCGGCGACAGTACGCACTTCCTCGAGCGCGCTTCCAAGGTGCAATGGGGCTTGATGATCGCGGTGTTCTGCGTGTCGTTCGTCCCCGCGCTGCTGACCCTGGACATCCCCGGCTACGAAGGCCGCAACCTGCTGCTCATCGCCTACCTGGTGATCGTGGTGCAGCTGTCGGACGTGTTGCAGTACGTGTGCGGCAAACTGTTCGGCAAACACAAGATCGCGCCCAACCTGTCGCCGTCGAAAACCGTGGAAGGCTTTGTCGGCGGGATCTTGCTGTCATCGTTGATCGGCGCGGCGCTGTGGTGGACCACACCGTTCAACCCGTGGCAGTCGTTTTTGATTGCGCTGTTGATCAACCTGCTGGGGTTTGCCGGTGGGATTGTGATGTCGGCGATCAAGCGCGACCGGGGCGTGAAGGACTGGGGGCACATGATCGAAGGGCACGGCGGCATGCTGGATCGGCTGGATTCGGTGTGTTTTGCGGCACCGATTTTCTTTCATCTGGTGCGGTACTGGTGGACCTGA
- a CDS encoding DUF3077 domain-containing protein, translated as MSKVKPGPPQPFFIPHPDISFEDALVYASDLLHCAEQLRDSPKAAGHLMEMAKVMVDRSLECMGAH; from the coding sequence ATGAGCAAAGTGAAACCCGGTCCACCCCAGCCCTTTTTCATCCCCCACCCCGACATCAGCTTCGAAGACGCACTGGTCTACGCCTCAGACCTGCTCCACTGTGCCGAACAGTTGCGCGACTCACCCAAGGCCGCCGGACACCTCATGGAAATGGCCAAAGTGATGGTGGATCGTTCACTGGAATGCATGGGCGCTCACTAA
- a CDS encoding alpha-2-macroglobulin produces the protein MFDSLKAISRRVAGVFLTVVGAVFGQWQPPSWLRAVGRGVANLGGKARAYPRQTGAGVLGLALLAGAGVYGWHWYSNLPQPHTASYSLHKPNLTDYSQPTPVVDNVQVRFSESVAPLAAIGKPVTEGITLKPEVAGTWRWADDRSLLFVPDKDWPIDAHYTLDLAKKNLLADGVLLDQYSTQFSTQPFRATLAQNELYQDPSNPTLKQLVATFHFSHPVDEDSLRKRVSVTLGKGLAYRDAQLPNRPEITFDEKKLNAYVRSAALATPLESTPVSARLDEGVQARDGGNASNAPLVAQVTVPGRYRLTFTGAEVSFVDNARGEPEPVLMFSSSSAVADETIAGKVQAWLLPEKAEDDTRPYSANDIDDALLARSTKVNLTHVPSVEPLNTLHAFKFKAPAGRALYVRVPANLEAIGGYLAKHPTASLVSMPAYPRTLQFLSDGALLSLNGEKRLGFMARGVPGAHVEIARLLPNQLQHLVDQSSGSFARPNFGNEYFDRMVERQTLDIPLSSNDPAKTVYDNVDLSHYLTANGGRRGIFVLKLSPQDEPAERTFDYNRSSTSDLRFIVVTDLGIIAKRSSDGSHDVYVQSIGNGSPVADAQVDIIGRNGLPVSSGRTDGEGHVHFAKLDELRREKTPLMYVVSRGNDQSFLPIARQSQQLDLSRFDVGGLEEDGAIDRLSAYLFTDRGLYRPGETAHLGMIVRSGNWKGALQGLPVELQITDPRGLEVIRQPLKLSASGFETFDFPSSDVAPAGEYTATLQLIGQKQTRTDLGSVSFKVRDFEPDRMKVSLSLHNTPVQGWIAPDQVVANVTAMHLFGAPASGRRVTAKMSLSPTLAAFERYPDYRFRLNDALEDASSEDLAETSLDDNGQAVLDLNLQRFANSTYRLQVMTQVFEAEGGRNVAAQSALLVSSAPYLVGVKSQDSLSYVAKDAPRQVHWLAVAPDLTPLAVDGLTSEVVEHRYVSVLVKQSNGTYKYESRIKNISQPATPLVMTKDGAKQSLNTATPGDFTLQLKDANGNLLNQIDYSVAGRGNTSRSLERNAELQLRLDKHSYATGDEIAISLRAPYTGAGLITIERDKVYTQQWFKADSTNSVQHIRVPAGLEGNAYVNVQFVRDIGSAEVYMSPLSYGVVPFSINLDARRMALKVEGPAKIEPGQTLDIKLNADRPGRAVVYAVDEGILQVARYQTPDPLGFFFQKRALEVGTSQILDLILPEFSRLLSGAAPGGDTEGALANHLNPFKRKHQPPVAWWSGLVDLPAGETVLHYQVPDSFNGKLHLFAVAVDADSVGVSEATTDVRGPIVITPNVPAFVAPGDVFTVSAGVFSNLDAAADVKFEVQTSNGLVVQGDKGSTLSLQPRKEGTAEFKIKVGDTLGSADLRFVAVLPDGKRVQVAETTSIRPLSEHRVALSLGRFDNASKELKPARELYSQLRDVQLGVAASPLVWANGLKHYLDDYGYACTEQLVSKAMPALIWGGTAPEAEQAFGNAVRMLRQRQNPAGGFGLWAANPDVAPYASLYATDFLIEAKERGLPVPEDLLVRANAYLTELANGPSEGLSELRNRAYAGYLLSRQGVLVSGALSDIRERYETYFKDSWQNDLGAAYLASSYKLLKQDRQADTLFRKIPWRSLVDKWDSDGLYYDPLVHDAEHLHLLARHFPELMDDVPAALLDKLGKRLNEQRYNSLSAALLLRALDNYGQRAQSDMTLKATAWLGDKQQQLLDMAGQPPRAAVPGGTQKLVMEKSDGPSAFYMLSEAGFDRGAKLKAINNGLEIIHEYLDLKGEPVSKVAVGDEFLVRLRLRATDRDQVQQVAVVDLLPGGVEPVYNLPPEPEAASTEDSEGDDSEYVETADSEEADTWQAPIGETELSNWQPDYVDVRDDRVVLYGTALRDVGTFVYRVRATNAGTFNTPPAYAEGMYETTLQGRGKVGQLEITKP, from the coding sequence ATGTTCGATTCGCTCAAAGCCATCAGCCGTCGTGTTGCCGGCGTGTTTCTGACCGTGGTGGGCGCCGTTTTCGGCCAATGGCAGCCGCCGTCATGGCTGCGTGCCGTTGGCCGTGGCGTGGCGAACCTGGGGGGTAAAGCACGCGCTTATCCGCGTCAGACCGGAGCCGGTGTGCTCGGCCTCGCGCTGCTGGCCGGTGCGGGTGTCTACGGCTGGCACTGGTATTCCAACCTGCCGCAGCCGCATACCGCGAGCTACTCCCTGCATAAACCCAACCTGACCGACTACAGCCAGCCAACGCCGGTTGTGGATAACGTGCAGGTGCGTTTCAGCGAATCCGTGGCGCCACTGGCGGCCATCGGTAAACCGGTAACCGAGGGCATCACTCTCAAACCCGAGGTTGCAGGCACCTGGCGCTGGGCGGATGACCGCAGCCTGCTGTTCGTGCCGGACAAAGACTGGCCCATCGACGCCCATTACACCCTCGACCTGGCTAAGAAAAACCTGCTGGCCGACGGTGTGCTGCTGGACCAGTACAGCACTCAGTTCTCCACCCAACCGTTCCGCGCCACGCTGGCGCAAAACGAGCTGTATCAGGACCCGTCCAACCCAACGCTGAAACAGCTGGTGGCGACCTTCCATTTTTCCCACCCGGTCGATGAAGACAGCCTGCGCAAGCGCGTTTCCGTGACCCTGGGCAAAGGCTTGGCCTACCGCGACGCCCAGTTACCCAACCGCCCGGAAATCACCTTCGACGAGAAAAAACTCAACGCCTACGTGCGCTCCGCCGCACTGGCCACGCCACTGGAAAGCACGCCGGTCAGCGCCAGGCTGGACGAAGGCGTGCAGGCGCGTGATGGCGGCAATGCCAGCAACGCGCCATTGGTGGCGCAAGTCACCGTGCCCGGCCGCTACCGCCTGACCTTTACGGGAGCCGAAGTCAGCTTTGTGGATAACGCCCGCGGCGAGCCCGAGCCGGTCCTGATGTTCAGCAGCTCCAGCGCCGTGGCCGATGAAACCATCGCCGGTAAGGTCCAGGCCTGGCTGTTGCCGGAAAAAGCCGAGGACGACACCCGTCCTTACTCCGCCAACGACATCGACGACGCCCTGCTGGCCCGCAGCACCAAGGTCAACCTGACCCACGTGCCCAGCGTCGAACCACTGAATACCCTGCACGCCTTCAAGTTCAAGGCTCCGGCCGGTCGCGCGCTGTATGTGCGCGTGCCCGCCAACCTGGAAGCCATCGGCGGCTATCTGGCGAAGCATCCCACGGCGTCCCTGGTGAGCATGCCGGCGTATCCGCGGACGTTGCAGTTCCTGTCCGACGGCGCCCTGCTTAGCCTCAATGGCGAAAAACGCCTGGGCTTCATGGCCCGTGGCGTGCCCGGCGCCCATGTGGAAATCGCCCGCCTGCTGCCCAACCAGTTGCAACACTTGGTGGACCAGAGCAGCGGCAGCTTTGCCCGGCCCAACTTCGGCAATGAATACTTCGATCGCATGGTCGAGCGCCAGACGCTGGATATCCCGCTGTCGTCCAATGACCCGGCCAAAACCGTCTACGACAACGTGGACCTGAGCCACTACCTCACCGCCAACGGCGGCCGGCGCGGTATTTTCGTGCTCAAGCTCAGCCCCCAGGATGAGCCGGCCGAACGCACCTTCGACTACAACCGCAGCAGCACCAGCGACCTGCGGTTTATCGTGGTCACCGACCTGGGCATCATCGCCAAGCGTTCCAGCGACGGCAGCCATGACGTGTATGTGCAGTCCATCGGCAACGGTTCGCCGGTGGCCGACGCGCAGGTCGACATCATCGGTCGCAACGGCCTGCCGGTGAGCAGCGGCCGCACCGACGGCGAAGGCCATGTGCATTTCGCCAAGCTGGATGAACTGCGCCGTGAGAAAACGCCGCTGATGTACGTCGTCAGTCGCGGTAACGATCAGTCGTTCCTGCCGATTGCCCGCCAGTCCCAGCAGTTGGATTTGTCGCGCTTCGATGTAGGCGGCTTGGAAGAAGACGGTGCGATTGATCGCCTCAGCGCCTACCTGTTCACCGATCGTGGCCTGTACCGGCCCGGCGAGACCGCACACCTGGGCATGATCGTACGCAGTGGCAACTGGAAAGGCGCCTTGCAGGGCCTGCCGGTTGAGCTGCAAATCACCGACCCGCGGGGCCTGGAAGTGATCCGCCAGCCGCTGAAGTTGTCGGCCAGCGGCTTTGAGACCTTCGATTTCCCCAGCAGCGACGTGGCCCCCGCCGGGGAATACACCGCGACGTTGCAGTTGATTGGCCAAAAGCAGACCCGCACCGACCTGGGCAGTGTCAGCTTCAAGGTGCGCGACTTCGAACCGGACCGCATGAAGGTCAGCCTGAGCCTGCACAACACCCCGGTGCAGGGCTGGATTGCCCCGGACCAGGTGGTGGCCAATGTCACCGCGATGCACTTGTTCGGCGCCCCGGCATCAGGCCGTCGTGTCACGGCGAAGATGTCTCTGAGCCCGACGCTGGCGGCATTCGAGCGCTACCCCGATTACCGCTTCCGCCTTAACGACGCCCTGGAAGACGCCAGCAGCGAAGACCTGGCTGAAACCAGCCTTGACGATAATGGGCAGGCCGTACTCGACCTCAACCTGCAACGCTTCGCCAACAGCACCTATCGCTTGCAGGTGATGACGCAGGTGTTCGAAGCCGAAGGCGGCCGCAATGTGGCGGCGCAAAGTGCATTGCTGGTGTCGTCCGCGCCGTACCTGGTGGGTGTGAAAAGTCAGGACTCGCTGTCGTACGTCGCCAAGGATGCGCCGCGCCAGGTGCACTGGCTGGCCGTCGCACCGGACCTGACGCCGCTGGCGGTGGACGGCCTGACCAGTGAGGTGGTCGAGCACCGTTATGTGTCGGTGCTGGTGAAGCAGTCCAACGGCACCTACAAGTACGAGTCGCGCATCAAGAACATCAGCCAACCGGCCACGCCGCTGGTGATGACCAAGGACGGCGCCAAGCAGAGCCTGAACACCGCTACGCCGGGGGATTTCACCCTGCAACTGAAAGACGCCAACGGCAACCTGCTCAACCAGATCGACTACAGCGTGGCCGGGCGCGGCAACACCTCGCGCTCCCTGGAGCGCAACGCCGAACTGCAACTGCGCCTGGATAAACACAGCTACGCCACCGGCGATGAGATCGCCATCAGCCTGCGCGCGCCGTACACCGGCGCGGGCTTGATCACCATTGAGCGCGACAAGGTCTACACCCAGCAGTGGTTCAAGGCCGACAGCACCAACAGCGTGCAACATATCCGCGTGCCGGCAGGCCTTGAGGGCAATGCCTACGTCAACGTGCAGTTCGTGCGCGACATCGGCTCGGCTGAGGTTTACATGAGCCCGCTGTCCTACGGCGTGGTGCCGTTCAGCATCAACCTGGATGCGCGACGCATGGCGCTGAAGGTCGAAGGCCCGGCGAAGATCGAGCCGGGGCAGACGCTGGACATCAAGCTCAACGCCGACCGACCGGGCCGCGCCGTGGTGTACGCCGTGGACGAAGGCATTCTGCAGGTGGCGCGCTACCAGACGCCGGATCCGCTGGGTTTCTTCTTCCAGAAACGCGCGTTGGAGGTCGGCACCAGTCAGATCCTTGACCTGATCCTGCCGGAATTTTCCCGCCTGCTCAGTGGGGCGGCGCCCGGTGGCGATACGGAAGGCGCCTTGGCCAACCACCTGAACCCGTTCAAGCGTAAACACCAGCCACCGGTGGCCTGGTGGTCCGGGTTGGTGGATTTGCCGGCCGGCGAAACCGTGTTGCATTACCAAGTACCGGACAGCTTCAACGGCAAGTTGCACCTGTTCGCGGTGGCGGTGGATGCCGACAGCGTCGGCGTCAGCGAGGCCACGACCGACGTGCGTGGGCCGATTGTGATCACGCCCAACGTACCGGCCTTCGTCGCACCGGGGGATGTGTTCACGGTCAGCGCCGGGGTGTTCAGCAACCTCGACGCGGCGGCGGACGTGAAATTTGAAGTGCAAACCAGCAATGGCCTTGTGGTGCAGGGCGACAAGGGCAGTACCTTGTCGCTGCAACCGCGCAAGGAAGGCACCGCCGAATTCAAGATCAAGGTCGGTGACACCCTCGGTTCGGCAGACCTGCGTTTTGTCGCGGTGCTGCCGGATGGCAAGCGGGTCCAGGTGGCGGAAACCACCTCGATCCGACCGCTGAGCGAGCACCGCGTCGCCTTGAGCCTGGGCCGTTTCGACAACGCCAGCAAAGAGCTCAAACCCGCGCGCGAGCTGTACAGCCAACTGCGCGACGTGCAACTGGGCGTGGCCGCTTCGCCACTGGTCTGGGCCAACGGCCTCAAGCATTACCTGGATGACTACGGTTATGCGTGCACCGAGCAATTGGTGTCCAAGGCGATGCCGGCGTTGATCTGGGGCGGCACCGCACCCGAGGCCGAGCAGGCGTTCGGCAACGCGGTGCGCATGTTGCGCCAGCGCCAGAACCCGGCCGGTGGCTTTGGTTTGTGGGCGGCCAACCCGGACGTGGCGCCCTACGCCAGCCTGTACGCCACCGACTTCCTGATCGAAGCCAAGGAGCGCGGCCTGCCGGTACCGGAAGATCTGCTGGTGCGCGCCAACGCGTACCTGACCGAGCTGGCCAACGGCCCGAGCGAAGGCCTGTCGGAACTGCGCAACCGTGCCTATGCCGGTTACTTGCTGAGCCGTCAGGGGGTTCTGGTGAGCGGCGCTTTGAGCGATATCCGCGAACGCTACGAAACCTACTTCAAGGACAGCTGGCAGAACGACCTGGGCGCCGCGTACCTGGCGAGCAGCTACAAACTGCTCAAACAGGATCGCCAGGCTGACACCCTGTTCCGCAAAATCCCATGGCGCTCGCTTGTGGATAAGTGGGACAGCGACGGTCTGTACTACGACCCGCTGGTGCACGATGCCGAACATTTGCACCTGCTGGCGCGCCACTTCCCTGAGCTGATGGACGACGTCCCTGCGGCGCTGCTGGATAAGCTCGGCAAACGCCTCAACGAGCAACGCTACAACTCGCTGTCGGCGGCGCTGTTGCTGCGCGCCCTGGACAACTATGGCCAGCGCGCGCAGAGCGACATGACCCTCAAGGCCACCGCCTGGCTGGGTGACAAACAGCAACAACTGTTGGACATGGCCGGCCAGCCACCGCGCGCCGCCGTACCGGGTGGCACGCAAAAGCTGGTGATGGAGAAATCCGACGGCCCGTCCGCGTTCTACATGCTCAGTGAGGCCGGGTTTGATAGAGGCGCCAAGCTCAAGGCCATCAACAATGGCCTGGAAATCATCCACGAATACCTCGACCTCAAAGGCGAGCCCGTGAGCAAGGTTGCGGTGGGCGATGAGTTCCTGGTGCGCCTGCGCCTGCGCGCCACCGACCGTGATCAGGTGCAGCAAGTGGCCGTGGTCGATTTGCTGCCCGGTGGCGTCGAGCCTGTGTATAACTTGCCGCCGGAGCCGGAAGCGGCCAGCACCGAGGACAGTGAAGGTGATGACTCTGAGTACGTGGAAACCGCAGACAGTGAAGAAGCCGACACCTGGCAAGCGCCCATCGGCGAAACCGAACTGAGCAACTGGCAGCCGGACTACGTGGATGTGCGCGATGACCGCGTGGTGTTGTACGGCACTGCGCTGCGCGATGTAGGCACCTTCGTGTACCGCGTGCGCGCCACCAACGCCGGGACCTTCAATACGCCACCGGCCTACGCCGAAGGCATGTACGAAACCACCCTGCAAGGCCGTGGCAAAGTAGGCCAGCTTGAAATTACCAAGCCTTAA